Below is a window of Limisphaera ngatamarikiensis DNA.
TCCATGGAAAGCACCACGTAGTCCACCTGAGAAGTCAGCCCCGACGACTCCAGCCACTGCGCAAACGGCACCAGCAGTCGGCTCTCGAACTCGGCCCGGGACCACTCCACCGGACCGCCGCCCCAGCGAATCCGAAAGACCTGCGCGGCCGGCACACCGCGCAATTCGCGGTAATAATTGCCCAGGGCCAGCGACGCCGGACTGTCGGCGTTCACCACCACGGCCACGTTCAATCCGCTCCCCCCCGCCAGACATCCCCAAAAAGCGCCCCACCAGATCAAGCAGCCCAGGAGGCCTGCCGTCAGCCCTGGCCGCCCTCCACGCACCCTCGTTTTCACCGACCACCTCATGCTCCACGTCGCCAACCCAACCCGACCATGAGGGCCAAGCGTTCACCGTTTGCCCCTCGGATCGGCCGGTCGGGGTTCTCACTTGCGCTCGCCTCCGATCCAGCCAGATTGCCGACCCTTCCCATCAGCCCCACCCGGCCACGAACTCCTGCCCGCCCCGCTTTCAGCACGGCACCACGGGAACCGCCGCCGTCCAGAGCCCCGCCCCAAACCGGCTCCGCAAAGGCTCCACCATCGCCTCAGCCGCGGCCAGGTCCCGAACCAGGGCAAACACAGCCGAACCGCTCCCCGTCATTCGCGCCGCCAGCGCCCCCCGGTCCCGCAAAAACTCGCAATACAGCTCGAGCACCGGAAACTTTTCAAAAGCCGGTCCTTCGAAACTGTTGAAAAACCCGGCGGCGGCCCGGCGTACATCCGATCCCTGCAGCGCCTCCAACACCTGGCGGGCACGGCCGGGTGCACCCTTGAGCAACGCCGGAAACCGCGCCAACTGCCCGTACGCCCAGGCGGTCGATATGCCAAACCCCGGGTGCACCACCACAAACGCGCATCCGCGCAGGGCAGGAAACCAGTCCTGCGCTTCCAGGCATTCCCCGCGGCCCGTTGCCAACGCGGGCCGGTCCAACAGGAAGAACGGTACATCCGATCCCAACCCGGCTGCCAGCTCGTGCAGAGCCGGATCCGACAGGGGCCGTTCGAACATCTCATTCAGTGCGCGCAGGGTCACTGCCGCGTTGGCGCTGCCACCGCCCAAACCCGCCCCCTGCGGAATGCGCTTCTCCAAATGTATTCGCACGCCGGCACGAACCCCGGCCGCCGCAAAGAACCGCTCGGCCGCGCGCCATACCAGATTCCTGCCATCCACGGGCAGCGCAGGATCGTTGCACGTCAGCTGGATCCCCATCGGCCGCGGCTCGAAATACAGCGTGTCATGCACGGCCAACGGGTGGAGGATCGTCTCCAGCTCATGATACCCGTCCGCCCGCCGCCCCAGGACGTTCAGGAACAGGTTCACCTTGGCCGGAGATTGTCGGACGCAGGTCATGGGAAGCAAAAGGCGCACCGGGCCCAGCCCGCCGGTGCGCCTCAGCCAAAACAAAATCCTGACGCCGTCAACGGTCGAAAACCCTGAACCGACTGTTGGGGATCATCGGGGCCACGTCCCCGCCGCTGAAGCCCAACTCCGTGGCCGAGTCGAATTCCGGTACCGCCAGAATGTCCGGCGTGTAATTATCCGGATACACCGGTTCCGGCTTCAGATAATTCGTGGCCACCGGCCCATACGGCGGCACCGGGAAGGTGACAATCTCGTACAAACCGATACCCACTCGGGCCAGTGAACGGTTGAAACCGCGAACCAGACCGGTCGTGTAAGCCTGATCCGGTGAATCGAACAAGGCGGTTTGTTCCACCGTCCGGCGCATCTCCCCCCAACGCAGCAATTCGCCCGTGTTCCGAAGGCCTCGCCCCAGCTTCTGCTCCGGCCCGGCGCAACCACTCCCCAACAGTGCGCCCGCACAGGCCAACGCCGCCAGCAACGCGAATCTCGTATTCATAAACCTCGTCCTTGTTCCGGCGCCCCAGCCTATCCGGCCCGCCGACCGTGTAAAGCGCAATCCTCCCACGCAACCCAAAATCCATCCAACCGCACGGCCCGGGGCTCCCACACACCCCGCAAGGGCCCGGCCAGCCGGCCCACCATTCCGCGCATCTCGTGACGAGCCCACGTGTAACCAGCCGCGTTGCCACACCCGGCATCAGGAAACGCTCCCCGCAAGCCAGGTCGCCCGGTCGCCCTAAAGCGGCCACGCACGGGGCTCCCAACCCGCCACTCGACACCAGCCGGGTGCCCGGCCCGAGGGAATGTAAGTCTCTCACCGGAGACCTGTTGGGCCCGGCCCGGATCAGGGCCGCAGGCCACGGTCACCCACCCTCAGGATCCCGGGCCGGTCAAGGATGCAAAACCGCACCCGGCCAACCGCCACCACGCCGATCCCACAAACCGCAGATCGGACTGGCCACCGGCCCCCGATCGGACCATCCTCCGGGCCTGATGAACCAGGTCCGGTCCTCTCTGGCAAGCACGTTCAAAGCCCGGATATGCGCAATCCGACCCCGGCAACAAACGGTTTTCGCAATGGTTCTGCCGTGGCTGGTGCTCGCAAGCCTCGCTGGTCATGCCGGGCCCCCGTCCGACTCCACCACGGCCAGCGCAGAGCCCTGGGTGTCACTCTTTGACGGCCAAAGCCCGCGCGGTTGGCGGGCTTATCGGGGCACTCGTTTCCCCGACCGCGGCTGGGTCATCACGAATCAATGCCTGGTCCGATGGCCCGGTAGACGTGCAGGGGACCTGGTAACCGAGGCCGAGTTCGACGATTTCGAGTTCGAGTGGGAATGGAAGATCGTCCCGGGCGGGAACAACGGCGTCAAATACCTGGTGCTGGAATCCCGGCCCGCCGCCCCCGGCCACGAATACCAAATGGTGGACGATACCACCGTCAGTGACCCCCGCCATCGCACGGCCGCCTTCTACGACGTGCTGGCGCCCCACCCGGCCGTCCAACCCCACCCGCCCGGACAATGGAACCGGTCCCGCATCGTGGTCCGCGGGACCCTCGTCGAGCACTGGCTCAACGACGTCTGCGTCCTGACCTACGAACTGAACAGTCCCGCCCTCCGCAACGCCATCCGCGCGAGCAAATTCAGGGACACGCCGGGATTCGGTGAGAAATGCCGGGGCCGGATCATGCTCACCGACCACGGCACCGAAACGTGGTTCCGAAACCTCCGGGTCCGGCGCCTGACACCGGCTCCGTGACGATCAATGGCCACGCCGGCCGCACCGGCTTCAACCGCCCACCTGCAGCGCGGCGCGGGCTTCCCGCACCAGGGTTGCGACCCGGCCCGCCGCCTCGTCCACGCCCACCACCTCCAGGGCTCCGCCGGCGCGTCGTTTGATCTCCACCTGACCCCTGGCCAGCGATTTCTCGCCAATGTTCACCCGGAACGGGAACCCCACCAGGTCCGCATCCTTGAACTTCACGCCGGGTCGTTCCTCGCGATCGTCCAGAATCACCTCGATACCCTCGCGCTGCAGCGCTTCGTACAGGCGTTCGGCCACCTCGCGCACGGGACTGCCGGGGCTCATCTGCAACGGGGTCAGACAAACCTCGTAGGGCGCCACCGACACGGGCCAGATGATACCGTCCGCGTCGTGCGACTGTTCGATCACCGCCTGCAGCGTCCGCGTCACCCCAATCCCGTAACACCCCATCACACACGGCCGGCGTACCCCGGACTCGTCAATGAAGCCCGAACCCAGCTTCTCGCTGTACTTGGTGCCCAACTTGAACACGTGGCCCACCTCGATGGCCCGGCGGATCTGCAGGGGTTTGCCACACCGCGCGCAGGGCTCGCCCGCACGCACCGTGCGAAGGTCGGCCCACTCGTTGACCCGCAAATCCCGATCCACATCCACATGACGGAGGTGGAAACCGTCCTCGTTGGCGCCCGTGGTCATGTCGGTGGCACCCCGGAGACGCTCGTCCGCCCACACCGGGGGCGCGGCTCCGGGCAACGTGGAGCTGACCGCACCCAGACTGCCGGGGTGCGCCCCCAAAAGGGTGAAGATCTCCTCGGCCGTGGCCGGACGGAACGTCGTGGTGCCCAGGCGGGCCGCCAGTTTGGCCTCGTTCAACTGGTCGTCACCCCGCAACAACACAATCAAGGGCCGGCTCTCTACCAGATAAACCAGCGTCTTGATCTGCCGTGCAGCCGGGACGTTGTAAGGCGGTCGCGTCAGGTCCTCGATGGTTTGCACGCCGGGTGTGGCAAATTTTTCCGGGCCCGGCGTCGCAGCACCACCCGGGGCGGATTCGGCCTTCACCCCGCTGACGGCCTTTTCCACATTGGCCGCATACCCGCACGCCTCACAATAGGCCACCTCGTTCTCGCCCGTCTCGGCCGGCACCATGAACTCGTGCGACAAGGTCCCGCCAATGACGCCCGTGTCCGCCTCCACGGGGAAGGTGCGCAACCCGCACCGGGCAAAGATCCGGGTGTAGGCGTCGTACATCCGCTGATAACTCTGTTGCGCCGCCTCGTCGCTGACGTCGAAGCTGTACGCGTCCTTCATGATGAACTCACGCGCCCGCATCAGCCCGAACCGCGGCCGGATCTCGTCCCGGAACTTGACGCTGATCTGGTAGAAGTTTTTGGGCAACTGGCGGTAGGACTGGATTTCCGCCGCGGCCAGCAGCGTGATCACCTCCTCGGCCGTGGGACTCAACACCCATTCGCGCCGCGCGCTGTCGTACACCTTGTAAAGGACCTGCCGGGCCGTCTCATACCGGCCCGATTGCTGCCAGATCTCCGGCGGTTGCAACGCCGGCAGCAACACCTCGATGGCCCCCGCGCGATCCATCTCCTCCCGCACGATCCGTTCCACCTTGCGCAACGCACGCAGCCCCAGCGGAAGAAAACTGTACACACCCCCGGCCAGCTTTCGCACCAGCCCCGCCCGCAACAACAGCTGGTGCGACACGATCTCCGCCTCGGCCGGCGCCTCCCGCAACGTCGGAATCAAGGTTTGGGTCCAGCGCATGATGTCTCTCTCGCCAAAAATCCGTCCGATTTCGGCGGCTCCTCTCCGGCCGCCCTCATTTCACCGTGTTGATCAGCGGGGCCAGCCCCTGAATCCGAACCTCCAACCGGTCCCCGGACTGAATGGGGCCGATGCCCGCCGGCGTACCCGTCAGAATCACATCCCCGGGCAACAGCGTCAGGTGCGTGGAGATGAAGCTGACCAGCTGAAAGCAATTGAAAATCATCTGGCTGGTGTGCGAGTTCTGCCGCAACTGGCCGTTCTGGAACAACTGAATCGTCAGATCCTGCGGATCCAGCTTCGTCTCGATGTAGGGGCCCAGCGGCGTGAACGTGTCGAACGACTTGCACCGGCCCCACTGCCCGTCGCTGGCCTGCAGCGTCCGGTCCGTGATGTCCTGCGCCGCGGTGTAGCCGAGGATGTATCGCGACGCCGCGCTGGGCGTAACGTTCCGGGCCCGCCGACCGATGATGATCGCCAGCTCCGCCTCGTAGTCCGTGCGGTGCTCCGGAAATGGGATCTCAATTTTTCCCCCATCCGGCAGCAGGGACGACGGCGCTTTGAACCAAAACAACGGCTCCCGCGGCACGGATTTGCCCGTCTCACGCGCGTGATCGGCATAATTCAAACCCACCGCGATCACCTTGCTCGGCGTCACCGGCACCAGGGTCCGAACCCCCTTCATGGGCGTCGGCTTCCGCTCAAACGAGGGCGACCCAAAAAGGTCGCCCTGCATGCGGTACAGCTCGCCCTCGACCACCTTCGCGTAAAACACTTCCTCGCCTCGCTGAAAACGCCCGATGGCAGCCATAAGGATGCGGCCGTGCTAACAGATCACGCCCCCACCCGGCAAGCTCAAACCCGGCCCTCCCGGGGCGTGCACGGCCCGCCCCCGCGTTGTGCGGCGCCCCCACCCCTATCGGGACCGCAGGTCCGCTCCGTCACCGTCACCCCCACGTGATCCCGCCACACCCGCTCCACAAACCGGGTCACCTCCCGCGTCACCGGACCGGCCGGATCGAGTACCTCCAGCGCCGCCCAATCCTCGGTGCGCAACCGTTCGACCAGAGCCCGCGCCGGTTCCGACAACGCCGCCGCCGGTCGCACCGGGTCCCACCCCAGCAGACTCAACAGCCGCAACTCAAAAGCCAAACGCAACCGCGCCCGCGCCGCATGCCCGTTCAAATGCCGCACCAAACCCAGCAACAGCTCAAACACGCCCGGCACGGGTGCCTCGGGCTCGGTCACCTGTTCGATCCGGCGCACGGCCTCCGCGGCAAGGCGCAACCGTTCCGGGTCCGTCTGCAATCCCGGATGCGACGCCAGCAGGTGAACCTCACGCAACAGGTGCAGGTCCGACCGCCGACTCCGGTAAAACACCAGTTCCTCGTGAAAAAACAGATCCAGCCGACCCTGAAACGGTGAGCGGGGCCGGCGCGCCCCTCTGGCCACCGTGCCCAGCCGCCCCCACTCGCGGGTCAGCCAGTGCACAATCAGGCTGGTCTCGGTCAAAGGCCGGACCCGGACGATCAAACCCTCGGCACGCTCCTGCATGATCAGGGAGGCGGGAGCGGCCCCGTGCCCACGGATGCATCCCCCTCGGCGGGCCGGGACGGCAACATCCCCCCGGCGGGCATCCCGCCGGCCGGAGAAATCGAACCCACACTCACAATAAAACGCACCGCATCCGCCACAGACATCCGCAAGGGCCGCACCTGCGACTCCGGCGCCACCAATAGAAACCCCGAGGTCGGATTCGGCGTGGTTGGTATGAACACACTCACCGTCCGATCCCCCACCGCACGATCCAGGATGGTCTCGTGTTCGCCCGTGATGAAGCCGATGGCATACAAGCCCGGCCGCGGAAACTCCACCAACACCACCGTCTGGAACGCCCCCTTCTTGCCCATCGAGAACGCATCGTTCACCTGTTTGATCACCGAGTAGATCTTGTTGAGAATTGGCACGCTCAGAATCACCTGATCCACCCAGGCGATCAGCCGCCGGCCCACGTAATGTCGCGTGATCCGGCCCACTCCGATCACCAGCGCCACCGCCAGCAACAACGCCACCACCTGCCAGTGCCAAAACATCGGACCCTCACCCCCCTGGGCATGGGTCAGCGAGCGCGGCAGGAAAAACAGGAGCGTGTTCGTGAAGTTCGCAACCGTCCCGAACAACCACACCACCACCGCCAGCGACAGGGCCACCGGCATCACCACCGCCAGCCCGGCCAGAAAATCCGCCCGCAACCGCGTCATCAATGTCTTCCGCACGGCCGCCAATCTAGGTTCCCGGACCCCCCTTCACAAGCGGCGCACGCACGGGCCCGCCCTTTCCGCGGCCCAGCCACAGGCCGCCCGCCTTCCGAGCCAGCCACCGCAACAGCCGATCCTCCACCCGCTTCATCTGACGACGCGCCTCCCGATCCGCATCGTCGTACCCCCGCAGGTGCAGAATCCCGTGAATCACGTACCGCGCCACCTCGCGCGACCAGTCGGTTCGGTACCGGCGCGCCTGCCGGGCCGCCTCCTCCACCCCGATGCAGATCTCACCCGCCAATACCCCACTTCCCGACCCCGGCTCGCTGTAGTCAAACGTGATCACGTCCGTCGGCCCCTCATGACCCACGAAGGACTCGTTCAGTCCGGTCATCTCCCGGTCCCCCAGCAGGCAGATGCTCAGCTCCGCACCGCGCAGGTCCGGAAACCGCGTCAGCACAAGCCGTACCCACCCGGCCAAACGCCGCGTATCCACGGCCCGCTGCCGCTGCCGGTTGACCACCGAAATCTGCCAGCCCGGTCCCCCCGTCACGTCCTCCGCCGGGCCCGCCCCCGCCCCGGCCGCCGCATCCGTCCCAAAACGGGCCCCACGGTTACCGGGCCGGCCGATGTCGCGCCCGGTGTTCCTCATACGCCGCAATGATCCGTTGCACCAGCGGATGTCGCACCACATCCGCCCGGCCCAGTTCCACAATGGCAATCCCGGGCACGCCCTCCAGCGCCCGATGCGCCTCCAGCAGGCCCGACTGCTTGTGCGGCGGCAGGTCAATCTGGGTCTCGTCCCCGGTGATCACCGCCCGGGACCCGTGTCCCAACCGGGTCAGAAACATGAACATCTGCTCGGTGGTGGCGTTCTGGGCCTCATCCAGAATGATGAACGCATTGTTGAGGGTGCGCCCCCGCATGTAGGCCAGGGGAGCCACCTCGATCACGCCCCGCTGCATGTGCCGTTCAATCTCCTCGGCCGGCAACATGTCATGCAGGGCATCATGCAGCGGCCGCAAATACGGCAGGATCTTTTCGTACAGGTCGCCCGGCAGGAAACCCAGGGCCTCCCCCGCCTCCACCGCCGGCCGCGTCAGCACAATGCGCGAAACCCGGTTCTCCCGCAGTTCCGCCAGCCCCAGCGCCACCGCCAGATAGGTCTTCCCCGTGCCGGCCGGGCCGATGCCAAACGTCACATCGTGCGCCCGTACCGCGTCCACGTAACGCTTCTGCCCCGGCGTTCGCGGCATCACCGGCGGTTTCCGATCCGAGGTTACGATCCGGTCGCTCATCAGGGCCCGCAGCGTGGCCACCCCCTCGCGCTGCACCACGTCCAGCGCATGGGCAAAATCGCGACTGCGCACGGGCGCCCCGCTGCGCAGGTTGCTCTCCAGCATCAGGAACAGTTGCCGCGCCCGTTCAATGGCCTCGGCCGGACCTTCCAGCCGGATCCAGTTGTCGCGACAGACCGCCTTGACCCCCAGTTGATCACTCAGCGCCCGCAGGTTGCGCGGGTCATTGTTGTACAGGTGCTGGACGACCCGGGCGCTCTCGAAGTGCAGGGTTTCCGTGGGCATCGTTCGGCTGTCAGGCAGGCAGGGTTTGCAAAACTTCTCGCAACCGGGCCGCCGTCTCGGTCAACGCCTCGGGCAACACCTTCGTATCCGCCAGAACGGGCATGAAGTTGGTGTCGCCCACCCAGCGCGGCACAATGTGCAGGTGCAAATGCTCCTCGATCCCCGCACCCGCCGCGCGCCCCTGATTCAGCCCGATGTTGAATCCGTCCGGATTCATCAACCGCTTCAACGCCGCAACGCACCGCTGCGTCAGACGCATCAGGTCGGTCAGCTCCTCCACCGTCAGGTCTCCCAGCTCGGCCACCTGCCGATACGGCACCACCATCAGGTGCCCCCCGTTGTAAGGGTACCGATTCAACAGGGCAAAACAGGTCTTGTCCCGGGCAACCACCAGGTTCGCCTCGTCATCGTTCGACTGCGCGATCCGGGTGAACAACGAACCGTCCCCGGCCGGCGGTTTGGGTGCCAGAATGTACCGGATCCGCCACGGGGCATACAGCAGCTCCATGCCCATCACACTACCCGGCCGGCCCCACGGTGTCAAAGACCCCGCACCCCGCCAGCCGGCCCCCAGACCGGCCCGCCCAAACCTCCGCCCCCGGGTCCGGAAACAACCCGGCGGGTATGGCCATCCCTGACAGGAAAGCCCGCCCGGCCAACCGACAAAAAAGGGCGGCGCCCTGAAAAGCGCCGCCCTCGTGAGGAAACTCCGTCGTCAGACGGAAACCCATACTTAATAGCGACTGCGCCCGCCGCCGGAGTAGGGCCGGCGACCGCCGCCACCACCACCATGGGACCGCTCCTCCCGCGGCCGGGCCACGTTGACCGTCAGAGGCCGCCCATCCAGCGACGCTCCGTGCAACGCCTCAATCGCCGCCTGCGCCTCGGCATCCGTGCTCATGGTCACAAAGGCAAACCCGCGCGACCGCCCCGTGGAACGGTCCGTCATAAGATTCACCTCAACGACATGCCCGTGCGCACTGAAGGCATCGTGCAGATCGTTCTCCGTGGTTTGGTAGGAGAGGTTTCCGACAAACAGTTTGTTGTTCATGTGATGTTTTTGTCCGCGATTTCCCGCAACTTCACCAAGACCGTTCCCGAACCGCCGGGTTTCGAATCATCACCGAACAACAACCGTTCACCTGAAGATTCACCAAGTCCTGGAAAGTGGCCGGTCCACCGTCCAGACGCCCGACACTTTGCCCCAATCGCAGCCCATTGCAAGAAGTTTTTGAAAATTTTTTCAGACCGCCTGAACTGCGCCCTCACCAGCCCCCATCCGCCGGATCAGGAACCGGTTTCCATCGCACCGGCGGCCGCCGGCCCCACCACCTCCGCCCGCGGACCCAACTGCAGAAAATTCCGCAGCAGCTCACGACCGTACTCGGTCAAAATGCTCTCCGGATGAAACTGCACGCCCCAGATGGGATACTGTTTGTGGCGCACCCCCATGATCTCGCCCTCGTCGGTCCGCGCCGTCACCTCCAGGCAGTCCGGCAGACTGCCGGGCTCAATCACCAGCGAATGATACCGCGTGGCCCGAAAGGGATTCGGCAGCCCCGCAAACAGATCGCGCCCGTCATGATGAATCATCGAGGTTTTGCCGTGCATCATCCGATAGTTCACCACCACCCGCGCGCCAAACACCTGGCCGATGCATTGATGCCCCAGACACACCCCCAGCGTCGGAATCCTGGGCCCCAGCCGCCGGATCACCTCGCACGACAACCCCGCCTCCCGCGGCGAGCAGGGCCCCGGCGAAATCAGCAGGCGATCCGGCTGCCACGCCTCGATCTGCTCCAGCGTGACCTCGTCATTCCGCACAACCTTCATCGCAACCCCCATCTCGCCCAGGTACTGCACCAGGTTGTACGTGAACGAATCGTAATTATCGATGACCAGCAGCATAGATTCGGTCCCACTCACTCTACCCGCGGAATCTCCCCTTGCCAAATGCGGGCTTGTCCCCCGCCCCCGGCGCCCGCCCGGCTCACCGGAACCGGTTCACCATGCCGACACCCCACTCACGGTTTGGGCCGGGTCACCGTCTCGGGGGCGCAGAGCGCGGATTCTCATGCCAGAAACGGATTTTCTTCCCCGCGCTTCCCGGCTCGCCGCGGCAAACCCAACGGCGTCACCAGGACCAGTAGCACCGTCACAACCCAGTGCCATACCCATGCCACCACCAGATCCGCCAGGTCCAGCCAGCCCTGACCGTAGCCGGCCACGGCCACCGTCATCAACCACGCCCCCGGCAATTGCACGGCCCAGCCGCACCGAAAGATCAAACCCGCCGAACCACGCCGCCCCAGACACACCGCCATCACAGCCAGCCCGAGCCCGTACACACACGCACAAGCAAACCAAATCCCCATCAGCCCCAGGGCCGTTCCCACACCGAGCGTCAGCCACACAAACGGTCGCCACGCCTCCCAACGGGCCCGCATCACCTGGGGATCCAACTCGAACGTCCAATCCGCCGGAAACGACCATTCCCGCCAGCCCAACGGACCATAAACGCGCAGGCTCTGCCGACCCCACTGAATCTGGAACATCGCGGGCGAGCGCAGGCCCCCGCTGTGCTCCGGGTCCACCACAATTGCAAGGTCCCGCGTCTCGGCCACCAAATGCGGCCGCGCGTCCGGGAAAGCCCAACGCCCACCCTCACACCGCAGCGGATGTTCCCACGCATCCAGGCAGACACGAACCACCGGCGTGAGAACACGCGAGGCACTCCACGCCAACGCCCAGCCGGCCACAGAAGCGGTCGCCAACACCAGCGCCAGCAGCACACGCGGACCGGGGCAAAACAGCCACCCCGACCTCCCCGTCGCACCGGCACCGGGCTCATCCACCTTTTCCGGCCCGTCCCTTGTCATCCACGGCCGAGGGAACGGCAAAGCACTCCCCGGCGCAAGAGCGACGCGGAAGCCCGGGCCCGCAAACGTTGACCGCCGACGCCCTCCCTCTTACGCTGCCGCGGGTGTGCAGCGTCAACCCACCCATGGAACAGCACGCATTCCTCCGCGCACTCTGGGAAGAAATCCGGAATAAACTCGGCTCCGAGCTGCCCAATTGGGAGGACCGCATCATAAAGTTGAAACAAGTCATCGCCGTGGAACGCCGCCTCAGGGGCGAAACATGGAGTGACCCCCAAGTTTTTGAAGCCCTCCTACGGGCCCTCCTGAGCGGTAATATTGATTGGTCGAATGTGGCGAAGGTTCAAGACGACCTCCAACAGATGTTTTGCAACTTTGACTTCCACCGGTACGCGAACCTCGAAGACGCCGATATCCATAAAATCGCCGAGTGGCTTAAAACAAAGAAAGCCGGCGCACCACAACAAAGAATCCAGCTCCGCAAGTTCCGGGAGACATGCCGGAAACTCGTGGGGCTTCGCGCCGAATCAAAGTCCGCGGAGTCGTATTTTCTGGGACTGGTGCGCTCTTGTGGGGACGACCCCGTCGAGGCTGCCATCCAGTTGGGCACGCCCGGACAATACAAACTTCCAGGCTTTGGCGTGCCCCTCGCCGCCGAAGCCCTGCGAAATCTCGGGTTCGACATCGCCAAACCGGACCGGCACATCCTGCGGGCCGTCGCCAATTTTGGTCTGGTTCAGTTTCCCGAGAATCGGCGCCGCGGGAAGTCTGCCCGCTCGCAGACGTGCTCGGAAAAGGCCCACCCCGCATCTT
It encodes the following:
- the ispE gene encoding 4-(cytidine 5'-diphospho)-2-C-methyl-D-erythritol kinase, yielding MTCVRQSPAKVNLFLNVLGRRADGYHELETILHPLAVHDTLYFEPRPMGIQLTCNDPALPVDGRNLVWRAAERFFAAAGVRAGVRIHLEKRIPQGAGLGGGSANAAVTLRALNEMFERPLSDPALHELAAGLGSDVPFFLLDRPALATGRGECLEAQDWFPALRGCAFVVVHPGFGISTAWAYGQLARFPALLKGAPGRARQVLEALQGSDVRRAAAGFFNSFEGPAFEKFPVLELYCEFLRDRGALAARMTGSGSAVFALVRDLAAAEAMVEPLRSRFGAGLWTAAVPVVPC
- a CDS encoding exosortase system-associated protein, TIGR04073 family, whose product is MNTRFALLAALACAGALLGSGCAGPEQKLGRGLRNTGELLRWGEMRRTVEQTALFDSPDQAYTTGLVRGFNRSLARVGIGLYEIVTFPVPPYGPVATNYLKPEPVYPDNYTPDILAVPEFDSATELGFSGGDVAPMIPNSRFRVFDR
- a CDS encoding 3-keto-disaccharide hydrolase, whose product is MVLPWLVLASLAGHAGPPSDSTTASAEPWVSLFDGQSPRGWRAYRGTRFPDRGWVITNQCLVRWPGRRAGDLVTEAEFDDFEFEWEWKIVPGGNNGVKYLVLESRPAAPGHEYQMVDDTTVSDPRHRTAAFYDVLAPHPAVQPHPPGQWNRSRIVVRGTLVEHWLNDVCVLTYELNSPALRNAIRASKFRDTPGFGEKCRGRIMLTDHGTETWFRNLRVRRLTPAP
- a CDS encoding proline--tRNA ligase — its product is MRWTQTLIPTLREAPAEAEIVSHQLLLRAGLVRKLAGGVYSFLPLGLRALRKVERIVREEMDRAGAIEVLLPALQPPEIWQQSGRYETARQVLYKVYDSARREWVLSPTAEEVITLLAAAEIQSYRQLPKNFYQISVKFRDEIRPRFGLMRAREFIMKDAYSFDVSDEAAQQSYQRMYDAYTRIFARCGLRTFPVEADTGVIGGTLSHEFMVPAETGENEVAYCEACGYAANVEKAVSGVKAESAPGGAATPGPEKFATPGVQTIEDLTRPPYNVPAARQIKTLVYLVESRPLIVLLRGDDQLNEAKLAARLGTTTFRPATAEEIFTLLGAHPGSLGAVSSTLPGAAPPVWADERLRGATDMTTGANEDGFHLRHVDVDRDLRVNEWADLRTVRAGEPCARCGKPLQIRRAIEVGHVFKLGTKYSEKLGSGFIDESGVRRPCVMGCYGIGVTRTLQAVIEQSHDADGIIWPVSVAPYEVCLTPLQMSPGSPVREVAERLYEALQREGIEVILDDREERPGVKFKDADLVGFPFRVNIGEKSLARGQVEIKRRAGGALEVVGVDEAAGRVATLVREARAALQVGG
- a CDS encoding fumarylacetoacetate hydrolase family protein, whose protein sequence is MAAIGRFQRGEEVFYAKVVEGELYRMQGDLFGSPSFERKPTPMKGVRTLVPVTPSKVIAVGLNYADHARETGKSVPREPLFWFKAPSSLLPDGGKIEIPFPEHRTDYEAELAIIIGRRARNVTPSAASRYILGYTAAQDITDRTLQASDGQWGRCKSFDTFTPLGPYIETKLDPQDLTIQLFQNGQLRQNSHTSQMIFNCFQLVSFISTHLTLLPGDVILTGTPAGIGPIQSGDRLEVRIQGLAPLINTVK
- the recO gene encoding DNA repair protein RecO, giving the protein MQERAEGLIVRVRPLTETSLIVHWLTREWGRLGTVARGARRPRSPFQGRLDLFFHEELVFYRSRRSDLHLLREVHLLASHPGLQTDPERLRLAAEAVRRIEQVTEPEAPVPGVFELLLGLVRHLNGHAARARLRLAFELRLLSLLGWDPVRPAAALSEPARALVERLRTEDWAALEVLDPAGPVTREVTRFVERVWRDHVGVTVTERTCGPDRGGGAAQRGGGPCTPREGRV
- a CDS encoding DUF502 domain-containing protein, which encodes MRKTLMTRLRADFLAGLAVVMPVALSLAVVVWLFGTVANFTNTLLFFLPRSLTHAQGGEGPMFWHWQVVALLLAVALVIGVGRITRHYVGRRLIAWVDQVILSVPILNKIYSVIKQVNDAFSMGKKGAFQTVVLVEFPRPGLYAIGFITGEHETILDRAVGDRTVSVFIPTTPNPTSGFLLVAPESQVRPLRMSVADAVRFIVSVGSISPAGGMPAGGMLPSRPAEGDASVGTGPLPPP
- the ybeY gene encoding rRNA maturation RNase YbeY, encoding MRNTGRDIGRPGNRGARFGTDAAAGAGAGPAEDVTGGPGWQISVVNRQRQRAVDTRRLAGWVRLVLTRFPDLRGAELSICLLGDREMTGLNESFVGHEGPTDVITFDYSEPGSGSGVLAGEICIGVEEAARQARRYRTDWSREVARYVIHGILHLRGYDDADREARRQMKRVEDRLLRWLARKAGGLWLGRGKGGPVRAPLVKGGPGT
- a CDS encoding PhoH family protein, with protein sequence MPTETLHFESARVVQHLYNNDPRNLRALSDQLGVKAVCRDNWIRLEGPAEAIERARQLFLMLESNLRSGAPVRSRDFAHALDVVQREGVATLRALMSDRIVTSDRKPPVMPRTPGQKRYVDAVRAHDVTFGIGPAGTGKTYLAVALGLAELRENRVSRIVLTRPAVEAGEALGFLPGDLYEKILPYLRPLHDALHDMLPAEEIERHMQRGVIEVAPLAYMRGRTLNNAFIILDEAQNATTEQMFMFLTRLGHGSRAVITGDETQIDLPPHKQSGLLEAHRALEGVPGIAIVELGRADVVRHPLVQRIIAAYEEHRARHRPAR
- a CDS encoding HIT family protein, whose product is MELLYAPWRIRYILAPKPPAGDGSLFTRIAQSNDDEANLVVARDKTCFALLNRYPYNGGHLMVVPYRQVAELGDLTVEELTDLMRLTQRCVAALKRLMNPDGFNIGLNQGRAAGAGIEEHLHLHIVPRWVGDTNFMPVLADTKVLPEALTETAARLREVLQTLPA
- a CDS encoding RNA recognition motif domain-containing protein, with amino-acid sequence MNNKLFVGNLSYQTTENDLHDAFSAHGHVVEVNLMTDRSTGRSRGFAFVTMSTDAEAQAAIEALHGASLDGRPLTVNVARPREERSHGGGGGGRRPYSGGGRSRY